One part of the Dioscorea cayenensis subsp. rotundata cultivar TDr96_F1 chromosome 2, TDr96_F1_v2_PseudoChromosome.rev07_lg8_w22 25.fasta, whole genome shotgun sequence genome encodes these proteins:
- the LOC120276212 gene encoding MDIS1-interacting receptor like kinase 2-like: protein MLLLLFMIVGIFTLLSYIRKRSTTNDIVEEFGGHFSSIWRVNHGKEAYKKIIQATNNFDERYQIGVGASSVVYKAVLLSGEILAIKKIHEGHMDEQFQNEIQMLNKIRHRNIVGFYGFCSTNEFSFLAYEFMERGCLGASLRSEREAMELYWIKRVNIVRDIAQALSYLHHDCTPPIIHRDITSNNILLDEEYKACVSDFGISRLLKPNSSHWSLLAGTYGYMAPEHAYVMRLTEKSDVYSFGIVALEVIHGTHPGDLLSNLSLSMLVKDMLDPRIPLRLADQVTTNQVLLMILIAMQCINIDPQTRPTMQQVSQRLSFSKSLAASDINSFQVLTLDHLINIVQTHVDDQEHE, encoded by the exons ATGTTACTTCTCTTATTTATGATAGTTGGAATATTCACATTACTTTCTTACATAAGAAAGAGATCCACTACAAATGATATTGTGGAAGAATTTGGAGGACATTTCTCCTCCATTTGGAGGGTTAATCATGGAAAAGAGGCATACAAAAAGATCATTCAAGCGACAAACAATTTTGATGAGAGGTATCAAATTGGTGTTGGAGCTAGCAGTGTAGTCTATAAAGCAGTACTATTATCAGGAGAGATACTTGCTATCAAGAAAATTCATGAAGGTCACATGGATGAGCAATTCCAAAACGAAAttcaaatgttaaacaaaattcGGCATCGGAATATAGTGGGGTTCTATGGGTTTTGCTCTACTAATGAATTTAGCTTTCTTGCGTATGAGTTTATGGAGAGAGGATGCTTGGGTGCTAGTCTCAGATCAGAACGAGAAGCCATGGAGTTGTATTGGATCAAGAGGGTCAACATTGTACGAGACATTGCTCAAGCTCTATCTTACTTGCATCATGATTGCACTCCACCTATCATTCATCGAGACATAACAAGCAACAACATTCTTTTAGATGAGGAGTACAAGGCTTGTGTTTCAGACTTTGGTATTTCTAGACTACTAAAACCGAACTCATCACATTGGAGTTTGCTTGCAGGGACATATGGGTACATGGCACCAG AGCATGCCTATGTAATGAGATTAACTGAAAAATCTGATGTATATAGTTTCGGGATTGTAGCACTTGAAGTGATTCATGGAACACATCCCGGAGATCTCCTAAGCAACTTATCACTGAGTATGTTAGTGAAAGATATGCTAGATCCACGTATTCCTCTTCGCTTAGCTGATCAAGTGACCACAAACCAAGtgcttttaatgattttaatagcAATGCAGTGCATCAACATTGATCCACAGACTCGCCCTACAATGCAACAAGTATCTCAAAGGTTGTCTTTTTCAAAGTCCTTGGCAGCATCTGACATCAATTCTTTTCAGGTACTTACCCTTGATCACCTCATAAACATTGTACAAACACATGTTGATGATCAAGAGCATGAATGA
- the LOC120276198 gene encoding MDIS1-interacting receptor like kinase 2-like — protein MEHSWLLLKFTTISQILMIVVLSQLVLLFTNPCFSIFNMATASKVESQGRALLQWKATLATQDLLHNWTSTASPCNWTGITCRYDGHLIPTITKVQLEHLGLEGKLETFNFSALPSLRVLNLSNNHLHGSIPEAISALSKLTIFDLSNNNLTGIIPSELGNLTRLKTLWFFENQISGSIPPSFGKLMNLQSLDISLNFLIGSIPLVFGNLTKLNFLLLWRNNLTGSIPYRIGNLMNLRDFEIFDNQIIGPIPRSIGNMTKLETFYLYKNNINGSVPYEIGNLVNLINFDISENQITDSIPYSIGNLTKLQLFQLFDNNMNGSIPPPLGSLKSLTTLSLFDNQLSGSLPIEMVNLTNLMSLDLFNNIFSGNLPPDLAKGGLLKHLLLGDNNFHGPIPMSLKNSTKLIRVRLESNQFTGDVSESFGIHPQLDYIDLSFNRLYGTLSPLWGACLNLKNLKISSNKISGFIPSEIGQLRKLQLLDISSNNIVQKIPKEFGKLSHIFQLNMSNNHLTGTIPPEFGDLSSLEILDLSSNYLTGEIPVQLKHCLKLKLLKLSGNELSGAIPSQLGDLNLHDVLDLSDNLFTREIPPQLSKLMMLQTMNLSHNELVGGIPSSFQLMMGLTSFDISYNSLEGPIPENHLFQAAPMEWFTHNKGLCGQVHGLPRCNQSSSASRGDGEKHQKVIMLTALPIFGILFLLLLIVAITLLLYKRKNFIAKDSGEEVGGYSIWNMNHGKKAYKEIIQATKNFDNMFRIGAGACSIVYKATLSSGETLAIKKIQNEGGVNEQVFRNEIHALTETRHRNIVRFYGFCSTNKYSFLAYEYMERGCLGATLRSEERAMELDWIKRINIVQDVAQALSYLHHDCAPPIIHRDITSNNILLDEEYKACVSDFGISRPLKPNSSHWSLLAGTYGYMAPELACVMRVTEKCDVYSFGIVALEVIHGTHPGDLLSNLSLSMLVKDILDPRLPLHIANQVITNQVLSVISIAMQCINTDPQARPTMQQVSQRLSSPKSLPASNIYPFEALTLDHLIKIAQTHIDDQAFE, from the exons ATGGAACATTCATGGCTTCTCTTAAAGTTTACCACCATCTCACAAATATTGATGATAGTGGTGCTTTCACAGTTAGTACTTCTCTTTACCAATCCTTGTTTCTCTATTTTCAACATGGCAACAGCTTCAAAGGTTGAATCCCAAGGGAGAGCTCTTCTTCAATGGAAGGCCACCCTCGCAACACAAGACCTCCTTCACAACTGGACATCAACAGCCAGTCCATGCAACTGGACTGGAATCACTTGCAGATATGATGGCCATCTCATCCCAACCATTACCAAGGTCCAATTGGAACACTTGGGATTAGAAGGGAAGCTGGAGACTTTCAACTTCTCTGCTCTACCATCACTCAGAGTTCTCAACCTCAGTAACAACCATCTACATGGATCCATACCTGAGGCCATTTCAGCTCTGTCCAAGCTCACCATCTTTGATCTCTCTAACAACAATCTCACAGGCATCATCCCTTCAGAGCTTGGTAATTTGACAAGGCTCAAGACACTGTGGTTCTTTGAGAATCAGATAAGTGGCTCCATACCTCCTTCATTTGGAAAGCTTATGAACTTGCAATCATTAGATATCTCCCTTAATTTCTTAATTGGTTCCATCCCTCTAGTATTTGGAAACTTaaccaaactcaattttttaCTCCTATGGAGAAATAACCTCACCGGTTCCATTCCTTATCGGATTGGGAATCTAATGAATTTGAgagattttgaaatatttgataATCAAATAATTGGTCCCATCCCACGTAGCATTGGAAACATGACCAAGCTTGAAACCTTTTAcctttataaaaataacataaatggcTCCGTTCCTTATGAGATTGGGAATCTAGTGAATTTGATAAACTTTGATATATCTGAAAACCAAATAACTGATTCCATCCCATATAGCATTGGAAATTTAACCAAGCTTCAACTTTTTCAACTATTTGACAATAACATGAATGGCTCCATTCCTCCTCCTCTCGGAAGTTTAAAAAGTCTTACCACCTTAAGCTTATTTGACAATCAACTCTCTGGCTCATTGCCTATTGAAATGGTGAATCTTACAAATCTAATGTCTCTTGACCTGTTCAACAACATCTTTTCTGGTAATCTACCACCAGATTTGGCAAAAGGAGGTTTGCTTAAACATCTTCTTTTGGGAGACAATAATTTCCATGGTCCCATTCCAAtgagtttgaaaaattcaacCAAGTTAATTAGGGTGCGGCTTGAAAGTAACCAATTCACTGGAGATGTTTCTGAAAGTTTTGGTATTCATCCGCAATTGGATTATATTGATCTAAGCTTTAACAGATTATATGGCACATTATCACCATTATGGGGAGCAtgtcttaatttaaaaaaccttaAAATATCTAGCAACAAAATTAGCGGATTCATACCTTCGGAAATTGGCCAATTGCGAAAGTTACAACTGCTCGACATCTCCTCCAATAATATTGTGCAAAAGATCCCAAAGGAGTTTGGCAAActatctcatatatttcaacTAAACATGAGCAACAATCATCTCACAGGAACCATACCACCAGAATTTGGTGATTTATCTTCACTAGAAATTCTAGATCTATCAAGCAATTATTTGACAGGAGAAATACCAGTACAGTTGAAGCATTGCCTTAAATTGAAATTACTCAAGTTGAGTGGTAATGAACTAAGTGGAGCAATCCCTTCCCAACTTGGTGATTTGAACTTGCATGATGTTCTAGACTTAAGCGACAATTTATTCACAAGAGAAATACCACCACAACTTAGTAAGTTAATGATGTTGCAAACGATGAATTTATCACATAATGAGTTGGTTGGCGGCATTCCATCTTCTTTCCAATTAATGATGGGCTTAACATCATTTGATATATCTTATAATTCTTTAGAAGGTCCAATTCCAGAGAATCATCTCTTTCAAGCGGCTCCAATGGAGTGGTTTACCCATAATAAGGGATTATGCGGTCAAGTGCATGGTTTGCCTCGATGTAATCAATCCTCTTCTGCAAGTAGAGGTGATGGAGAGAAACATCAAAAAGTCATTATGTTGACTGCTCTTCCCATATTTGGCATTTTATTCCTCTTACTCCTAATAGTTGCAATCACTTTGCTACTTTATAAGAGAAAAAATTTCATAGCAAAAGATTCTGGTGAAGAAGTTGGTGGATACTCCATTTGGAACATGAATCATGGGaaaaaagcatacaaagagatcattcaagccactaagaattttgataatatgtttCGGATTGGTGCAGGAGCTTGTAGCATAGTCTATAAAGCGACATTATCTTCAGGAGAAACACttgctattaaaaaaattcagaatgAAGGAGGAGTGAACGAGCAAGTTTTCAGAAATGAAATACATGCACTAACTGAAACTCGGCATCGAAATATTGTGAGATTTTATGGTTTTTGCTCTACTAATAAATACAGCTTTCTTGCATATGAGTATATGGAGAGAGGATGCCTAGGTGCCACTTTGAGATCTGAAGAGAGGGCAATGGAGTTGGATTGGATCAAAAGAATTAACATTGTCCAAGACGTTGCTCAAGCTTTATCTTACTTGCATCATGATTGTGCACCACCCATCATTCATCGAGATATAACAAGCAACAACATTCTTCTAGATGAGGAGTACAAGGCTTGTGTTTCAGACTTTGGTATTTCTAGACCTCTAAAACCCAACTCATCACATTGGAGTTTGCTTGCAGGCACCTATGGATACATGGCACCAG AGCTTGCCTGTGTAATGAGGGTGACTGAAAAATGTGATGTATATAGCTTCGGGATTGTAGCACTTGAAGTGATACATGGAACTCATCCTGGCGATCTCCTAAGCAACTTATCATTGAGTATGTTAGTGAAAGATATACTTGATCCACGTCTTCCACTTCATATAGCAAATCAAGTGATCACAAACCAAGTGCTTTCGGTGATTTCAATAGCAATGCAGTGCATTAACACTGATCCACAAGCTCGGCCTACAATGCAACAAGTATCTCAAAGGTTGTCTTCTCCAAAGTCTTTGCCAGCATCCAACATCTATCCTTTTGAAGCACTCACCCTTGATCATCTCATAAAGATTGCACAAACACATATTGATGATCAAGCCTTTGAATAA
- the LOC120280480 gene encoding WD repeat-containing protein WDS homolog isoform X1, which produces MEANPENPHLRSPPSPAAAGNLGPRRLLDRSQFIRIILQALHSLGYSKAAAALESESGVALDSPEFTSLLFHSLSGHWIDCINSIDSIPDLTSESKSSAAFLVWKQHFMELLASEDGLVAAKDVLRSCISPLDVERGAVHRLSRVMISPEGVVLGEERVRGRIGMLLDLLRLMPDWVRMPSGRLEHLVETAVMKQLDSCAYHNTPEEVTLFEDHACSLDRIPSKCVQTLYAHKNEVWFVQFSNAGEYLASSSKDCTAIIWEVKEDDTLSLKHTLEGHLKPVSFLAWSPDDTMLLTCGNAEVLKLWDATTGICKLTMNNQVNRVISSCAWFPDSKKIVCGSYEPDNRVHTCDIEGNEIDVWEGERMPKVSDLAVTPDGNSLISICSNREIWIRDFRKGTEKVIPEEYSITSLSLSRDGKFMIVNLNSEEIHLWSVYGTSNTPNRYRGHKQGKYVIRSCFGGSDCLFLASGSEDSKIYIWQRHNEEPIQVLSGHLMTVNCVSWNSSKPHMLASASDDCTIRIWMASRNTSKVHA; this is translated from the exons ATGGAAGCAAACCCTGAGAATCCACATCTCCGATCCCCTCCCTCGCCGGCGGCGGCCGGCAATCTAGGCCCCCGCCGTCTCCTCGACCGCTCCCAGTTCATCCGCATCATCCTCCAAGCCCTCCACTCCCTTGGCTACTCCAAGGCGGCGGCTGCCCTAGAATCCGAGTCCGGCGTCGCCCTTGACTCCCCGGAGTTCACCTCCCTTCTCTTCCACTCCCTCTCTGGCCACTGGATCGATTGCATCAACAGTATCGACTCCATCCCTGACCTCACTTCGGAATCCAAGTCCTCCGCCGCGTTCCTTGTTTGGAAGCAACATTTCATGGAGCTGCTTGCCTCTGAGGATGGGCTGGTGGCTGCAAAAGATGTGCTTCGGTCTTGCATTTCGCCGTTGGATGTGGAGCGTGGGGCGGTGCACCGGCTTTCTAGGGTGATGATCTCACCGGAGGGTGTTGTTCTGGGGGAGGAAAGGGTGAGGGGGAGGATTGGGATGTTGTTGGATTTGTTGCGATTGATGCCGGATTGGGTTCGAATGCCGAGCGGGAGGTTGGAGCATCTTGTGGAGACTGCGGTGATGAAGCAATTGGATTCATGCGCTTACCACAATACGCCGGAGGAGGTGACGCTGTTTGAGGATCATGCATGCAGTCTTGACCGGATTCCTTCGAAGTGCGTTCAG ACATTATATGCACATAAAAATGAAGTATGGTTTGTTCAATTTTCAAATGCGGGGGAATACTTGGCATCATCTTCTAAAGATTGCACTGCCATCATATGGGAG GTAAAAGAGGATGACACATTGTCTCTGAAGCACACTTTGGAAGGCCATTTGAAACCTGTGTCCTTTTTAGCATGGAGCCCTGATGACACGATGCTGCTCACCTGTGGCAATGCAGAGGTCCTTAAACTTTGGGATGCGACAACTGGAATTTGCAAGCTAACAATGAATAATCAAGTGAACCGTGTTATTAGTTCATGTGCTTGGTTCCCTGACTCCAAAAAAATAGTTTGTGGCAGCTATGAGCCGGATAATCGTGTCCACACATGTGATATAGAAGGCAATGAAATAGATGTTTGGGAAGGTGAGAGGATGCCAAAGGTCTCAGATCTTGCTGTGACCCCTGATGGTAATTCTTTGATCAGCATATGCTCTAACCGAGAGATTTGGATACGTGACTTTCGGAAGGGAACAGAGAAAGTCATACCTGAGGAGTACTCAATTACATCACTTTCTCTTTCAAGGGATGGAAAGTTCATGATTGTTAACCTGAACAGTGAGGAGATCCATCTGTGGAGTGTTTATGGCACTTCCAACACACCAAACAGGTATAGAGGGCACAAGCAAGGAAAATATGTGATTCGGTCTTGCTTTGGTGGATCTGATTGTTTGTTCCTTGCCAGTGGTAGTGAGGACTCAAAG ATATACATTTGGCAGAGGCATAATGAAGAACCTATACAAGTTTTATCAGGCCATTTGATGACGGTGAACTGTGTGAGCTGGAACTCTTCAAAGCCTCATATGCTGGCATCAGCTAGTGATGATTGTACAATTCGCATATGGATGGCTAGTAGAAATACCAGCAAGGTACATGCATGA
- the LOC120280480 gene encoding WD repeat-containing protein WDS homolog isoform X2 — protein sequence MEANPENPHLRSPPSPAAAGNLGPRRLLDRSQFIRIILQALHSLGYSKAAAALESESGVALDSPEFTSLLFHSLSGHWIDCINSIDSIPDLTSESKSSAAFLVWKQHFMELLASEDGLVAAKDVLRSCISPLDVERGAVHRLSRVMISPEGVVLGEERVRGRIGMLLDLLRLMPDWVRMPSGRLEHLVETAVMKQLDSCAYHNTPEEVTLFEDHACSLDRIPSKCVQTLYAHKNEVWFVQFSNAGEYLASSSKDCTAIIWEVKEDDTLSLKHTLEGHLKPVSFLAWSPDDTMLLTCGNAEVLKLWDATTGICKLTMNNQVNRVISSCAWFPDSKKIVCGSYEPDNRVHTCDIEGNEIDVWEGERMPKVSDLAVTPDGNSLISICSNREIWIRDFRKGTEKVIPEEYSITSLSLSRDGKFMIVNLNSEEIHLWSVYGTSNTPNRYRGHKQGKYVIRSCFGGSDCLFLASGSEDSKF from the exons ATGGAAGCAAACCCTGAGAATCCACATCTCCGATCCCCTCCCTCGCCGGCGGCGGCCGGCAATCTAGGCCCCCGCCGTCTCCTCGACCGCTCCCAGTTCATCCGCATCATCCTCCAAGCCCTCCACTCCCTTGGCTACTCCAAGGCGGCGGCTGCCCTAGAATCCGAGTCCGGCGTCGCCCTTGACTCCCCGGAGTTCACCTCCCTTCTCTTCCACTCCCTCTCTGGCCACTGGATCGATTGCATCAACAGTATCGACTCCATCCCTGACCTCACTTCGGAATCCAAGTCCTCCGCCGCGTTCCTTGTTTGGAAGCAACATTTCATGGAGCTGCTTGCCTCTGAGGATGGGCTGGTGGCTGCAAAAGATGTGCTTCGGTCTTGCATTTCGCCGTTGGATGTGGAGCGTGGGGCGGTGCACCGGCTTTCTAGGGTGATGATCTCACCGGAGGGTGTTGTTCTGGGGGAGGAAAGGGTGAGGGGGAGGATTGGGATGTTGTTGGATTTGTTGCGATTGATGCCGGATTGGGTTCGAATGCCGAGCGGGAGGTTGGAGCATCTTGTGGAGACTGCGGTGATGAAGCAATTGGATTCATGCGCTTACCACAATACGCCGGAGGAGGTGACGCTGTTTGAGGATCATGCATGCAGTCTTGACCGGATTCCTTCGAAGTGCGTTCAG ACATTATATGCACATAAAAATGAAGTATGGTTTGTTCAATTTTCAAATGCGGGGGAATACTTGGCATCATCTTCTAAAGATTGCACTGCCATCATATGGGAG GTAAAAGAGGATGACACATTGTCTCTGAAGCACACTTTGGAAGGCCATTTGAAACCTGTGTCCTTTTTAGCATGGAGCCCTGATGACACGATGCTGCTCACCTGTGGCAATGCAGAGGTCCTTAAACTTTGGGATGCGACAACTGGAATTTGCAAGCTAACAATGAATAATCAAGTGAACCGTGTTATTAGTTCATGTGCTTGGTTCCCTGACTCCAAAAAAATAGTTTGTGGCAGCTATGAGCCGGATAATCGTGTCCACACATGTGATATAGAAGGCAATGAAATAGATGTTTGGGAAGGTGAGAGGATGCCAAAGGTCTCAGATCTTGCTGTGACCCCTGATGGTAATTCTTTGATCAGCATATGCTCTAACCGAGAGATTTGGATACGTGACTTTCGGAAGGGAACAGAGAAAGTCATACCTGAGGAGTACTCAATTACATCACTTTCTCTTTCAAGGGATGGAAAGTTCATGATTGTTAACCTGAACAGTGAGGAGATCCATCTGTGGAGTGTTTATGGCACTTCCAACACACCAAACAGGTATAGAGGGCACAAGCAAGGAAAATATGTGATTCGGTCTTGCTTTGGTGGATCTGATTGTTTGTTCCTTGCCAGTGGTAGTGAGGACTCAAAG TTCTGA